The region ATCTCGAAGAAGCGGCGCCAGTTGATCTCATCGGCGGCACTGCGCCACCAGGCCAGGCGGTAAGCCTGTCTTTCCAGCAATTCGTGCAGGCGTTCGCGGCCCGCCGGTGTGGTGGGGTCGTACGCGTGGGCAGGGTCGGGCACGTTGGTGTCGACGCTGCCATCGGCGAGCGGGTAGCGGGCGCCGGCCGCATCGATATACCAGCCGGCGTCGCCCAGGCGCAGGCGGATGTCGCCATCCTCCAGCGCCACGCCGTAGGGCTTGCCAAGAAAGGGCGCCAGCACTTTGCCGTGCAGGCCGCTGTCGGCGGGCTCCCAGTCGATGTCGAACCACGTGGCGTGGGGGCTGGCGCGGCCATCGCGCAGCACGCTCCACCACCAGGGATTGTCAGGGCTGGTGGCCATGTGATTGGGCACGATGTCCAGGATCAGGCCCATGTCGTGCGCGCGCAGGGCCTGCACCAGGCGGCGCAGGGCGGCTTCGCCACCGAGTTCCGGATTGACCTGGCCATGGTCGACCACGTCATAGCCATGGGTGGAGCCCGCCCGTGCGCGGGTCAGGGGTGATGCATAGACGTGGCTGACGCCAAGCTGCGCGAAATACGGTACCTGGGCGACGGCATCGTCCAGGGTATAGCCTTCGTGGAATTGCAGGCGCACGGTGGCGCGGGGCGTCCCGGCGGAGCCGGGGGCGGCGGGCGAGGCGGGGCGGCGGGGCGTCATGCGTGCCCCCGGCGGCCGAGTTCAATGGCATCCACACGCGCGCGCACGGCCGGGTCATCGAAGAGTCTTTCCACCTCCGGGTCCAGGCGGCGGCGCCAGTTGGGATGCGTATCTATGGTCCCGGGCAGATTGGGCTGTTCTTCCAGGCCCAGGATGTCTTCCACCGGCACCAGCATCAGCGGCACGGGCGTGCTGGCGACGTAGCGCAGCACGGCTTCCGCGGGCGCGTCGGCCGGCGGTTCCGCCGGCAGGTCGTGGCCGATGCAGCCCGCTTCGCGCAAGGCGTGCCACAGCGCGCCGCGGTCCCGTTCGCGTTCCTGGTGCAGCGCTTCGGCGCTTTCGCCGTCGCCCAGCAATTGCAGGTGTTCGCGCCAGCCTATGTCTGTGCCGCGCCACCAGCCGACCACGGTGGGAAGGTCGTGCGTGGTGGTGGTGGCGATGGCGGCGCCCGGCCAGTAGCGGGGCTGCTGGAAGGGCGCGGGATTGCCGGCCCAGCCGTCGCGCTGGAACCAGAGCACGTCCATGCCCAGCATGCCGGCCTGCTCGATGCGATGGTTGAAGCCATCCGGCACGGTGCCCAGGTTCTCGCCGATGATCAGCGCGCGGTGGCGCCAGGCCTCCAGGGCCACCAGGCGCAGCATGTCGTCGAGCGGATAACGCAGATACGCCCCGTCCCTGGGTGACGCGCCTTGCGGCACCAGCCACATGCGGGCCAGGCCCAGCACATGGTCGATGCGCAGGCCGCCGGTATAGGCAAGGGCCGCGCGCAGCATCTCGATGAACGCGGCGTAGCCGGTCAGGTGCAGGGCGCGCGGCGAAAAGGCGGTCAAGCCCCAGCCCTGGCCATGCGGATTGTAGATATCGGGCGGCGCGCCCGGCGACAGGCCCTCAAGGATGTCACCCTGCCGGCTCCATGCATGGCTGCCGCCAGGGTCGGTGCCCACGGCCAGGTCGCCGATCAGGCCGATGCCCATGCCGGCCGTACGGGCCGCCTGCTGGGCGCCGGCCAGGCCTTGCGCGGCCAGCCATTGCAGGAAGATGTGGAAAGCGATGTCGCGTTCATGGGCGTGGGCATAGGCGCGCACGCCGGCGCCGGTGGGGTCGCGCAGATCGGCCGGCCAGTGACGCCAGTCGGTGGCGTCGCCCAGCGGCGGCAGGTGGCGGGCGTGCAGCGCTTCGAAACGGGCGTGGCTTTCCAGGGCTTCGCCGCCGGCGATGCGAAAGCGCGTGAACGCATCCTGCAGGTCGCTGTGGGCGTCGTCGCGGAAGTCATCGTAGAGGCGCCGCATGACCTTCAGGCGCGTGCGCGCCACGCCGGGCCAGTCGATCAGCGCCAGGCCGTCCAGCCGCAAGGCTTCATCGCCCAGGCCCAGCCCGCTCAAGGCGCTGCCGAGCGCGGCCTCGCCCAGCACGGCGGCCGGATCGATGTAGAGGGTGTTGAGAAACAGCCGGCTGGAGGGACCATAGGGACTGTAGCGCCCCGGATCGGCGGCGAACATGGCGTGGACGGGGCTGATGGCCAGCGCCGCCGCGCCACGCTGGCCGGCCGTGGTGGCCAGCCGCGTCAAGGTCGTGAAATCGCCGATGCCCGCCGCGTTGACGGGATCGCCGCGATGGTCGCGGCGCAGGCTGTAGAGCTGGGCCGCCAGGCCCCAGGCGCGCGGGTGCTCGCTTTCGAGCAGTTCGCCGACGCTGGGGCTGCGCGGCGGGACCACGGCAATCTTGCGGCGCCAGCTGCCGGTTTCCAGGATGTAGTAGCCGGGGGTGTCGATGCCGGCCAGGCGTGTGCGGCCATCGCCGCTGTCATGGGCCGCGACACTGCGCTGCTCGCCATCTTCGCCGAGCAACAGGTAGGTGGTGTCGGGGCGGGCTTCGAACTCGATCGGCGCGCCGGCGTCGACGATCAGCAAGCCGCCAGTCTGTCCTGCCTCGTTCCGGACGCGCGCCGCGCTTTCGCGGATCTGGGCGTCATCCGCCGCCGGCAGGCCCAGCCTGTCCAGCAGGGTGCGCAGCACGTCGTCAGCGACGCGTTTGGGCTGGCCGCGCGCGTCCACCCAGTCCACCGCGATGCCGGCTTGCGCCGCCAGGTCGGCCAGTTCCGCGGAACTCGAACCATCGATGCCAAGGGTAGTCATGCGTATTCCTTTAGGTCCGTCATCATGCGGACGTCTGTAGCAGTGCAAGCGTGCAGCCGCGCCACAACAAGCCTTCGTACAGCGCGGTGCCCGCGCCGCTTTCGCTTTCGTACAACAGGGTCTGATCCGCCAGGTCGACTTGCAGCCAGTCCGGACGCAGGTCGACCCCGCCCAGGTTGGTGTAGATCGACAGCACGCTGCCGTCACCCAGGCGCCATTGGGCCACCACCGCGCGCATGCCCAGCACGTGCGCGCCCAAGGCCTTGGCCCCGTCCAGATGGGGCACGATCGCGCGGGCGCGCAGGTTCAGCAGCTCGGTGTAGATGGCGACGACGTCCGTGTCGGCCGGTGTGTCATAGGGATTGGAATCGGTGTAGGTGGCGGGATCGTTGGGATCCGGAATGCGCGCCCGCGTGGCCGGATTGGCGAACGCGCGGAAGCGCTGGAATTCCTTGCGACGGCCTTCTCGCACGGCCTGCGCCAGGTCGGCGTTCGCATGGTCGGTGAAGTAGAGGAAGGGCGTCTTCGAGCCGCGCTCCTCGCCCATGAAGATCAAGGGAATCTGCGGCGTCAGCAATTGCAGCGCGGTGGCGGCCTTGAGCACGCGGGCATCCTGCAGCAGGGTCCCCAGCCGGTCACCCAGCGCGCGATTGCCGGTCTGATCGTGGTTTTGCAGGAACAGCACGAAAGCGGTCGGGGGCAGCAGATGACTGCGTTCGCCACGCGTTTCGCCACCCCGGTGACGCGACGGCTGACCTTGATAGACGAAGCCTTCCGTCAGCGCCCGCGCCAGGCCTTGGGCGGGCTGCTCGACATAGTCTTCGTAATAGCCTTCGCTTTCGCCGGTGAGCAGATGGTGCAATACGTTGTGGGCGTCGTCGTTCCACTGCGCGTCGTAGCCATGCTGCAGGGGATGCACCTGGTTTTCCTCGTTCTCCAGCACCAGATGGACGTGGCGGCCGGGTTCGACGTTACCGCGCACGAAGGCGGCCATTTCCTCCAGCCAGCCCACATCCTTGATGGCGTGGACGGCGTCCAGCCGCAGTCCGTCGAAACGATACTCGGTCAACCAGTAGAGCGCGTTCTCGGCATAGTACTGGCGCACCTGCGGGCGGCGGAAATCGATGGCCGCGCCCCAGGGCGTCTGCAGGTCTTCGCGGAAGAAGTCGGCGGCGTAGGCATTCAGGTAATTGCCGTCAGGGCCGAAGTGGTTGTAGACCACGTCCAGGAACACCATCACGCCCAAGCCGTGTGCCGTGTCGATCAGGTGCCGCAGTTCATCCGGTTCGCCGTAGGCGCGATCGGGCGCGTATGGCAGCACGCCGTCGTAGCCCCAGCTGCGTGAGCCGGGGAAATCGGCAATGGGCATCAGTTCGATGGCCGTGATGCCCATGGCCGCCAGTTCGGGCAGGCGCGCTTCGATGCCCGCATAGCCGCCCGCCAGGCCGGCATGGAGTTCATAGAGCACGGTTTCCTTCCACGGCCGTCCGCGCCATTCAGGGTGGCGCCAGGCATAGTCGGCGCCGGGCGCCACCACGACGCTGTCGTCGTGGACATCGTGCGCCTGCAGGCGGGACGCGGGATCGGGCACGGCCAGGTCAGGGCCGACCCGGTAGCGGTAGCGCGTGCCGGGCTCGCAGCGCTTGTCGATTTCGTAGAAGCCGTCGGCCAGGGCGCGCATGGGCAGGGGCTCGGCGCCGGCGATCTCCAGGCTGACGCCGTTGCGCGCATTGGGCGCCCACAGGCGGAAGCGAGTCTGGCCGTCAGCCTGGCGGATGGCGCCATGGCAGCCAGACACGGCGGGATCCGGGGATGTCATGAATGCTCCTTGGAGCGCGGCACGCCGCTGAAGAGGGCGATGCCATGCGCGTGCAGATTGAAATGATGGCCGTGTACGTGTTCCGCGGGCGCGGCCGGCCGGCTGGAATCGAGGAGCATGCGCCATGCCGTGCCCTCATCGGGCAGGACGAAGACCACGTCGCCGTGGCTGCCGTTGAGCAGGGTCAAGGTGACGTCCAGCCCCTGTTCGCCCGCCACCACGCGCCGCACGGCCAGCGCACGGCCTTCGCCGTCGTGCCAGGCCTCGTACGTCATGGTCTGGCCGTCGACGTCATACCAGGTGATGCCTTCCATGCCGGGCGCGACTTCGCGGCGACCGTTGACGTAGTTGTTGACGCGCAGGCTGGGGTGGTTGCGGCGCGCGGCCGCCAGTCGGCTGACGAAGTCGATCAGCGCACGGCCCTCGTCGGTGGTGGCCTGCCGCCAATCCAGCCAGGACACGGCGTTGTCCTGGCAATAGGCATTGTTGTTGCCTTGCTGGCTGTTGCCGAATTCGTCGCCGGCCAGCAGCATGGGCGTGCCGTAGGACAGGAAGGTGGATGCCAGCAGGGAACGTTGCACGCGGCCGCGCATCTCCTCGACGAGGCGATCGTCGCTGGGGCCTTCCACGCCCCAGTTGTGGCTGTAGTCGTTGCTGTGACCGTCGCGGTTGCCTTCCAGGTTGGCTTCGTTGTACTTCTGGTTGTAGCTGACCACGTCGCGGACGGTGAAGCCGTCATGCGAGGCCACGAAGTTGACCGAGGACCAGGGGCGCCGATGGCGGCGATCGAACACGTCGCTGGAACCGGCCAGGCGCTCCGCCATTTCGCCGCGCATGCCGCCGTCGCCACGCCAGAATCGACGCGTCGAGTCGCGAAATTTGTCGTTCCATTCGGCGAAGCCCGGCGGCTGGCTTCCCAATTGATAGCCTTCGGGACCGATGTCCCAGGGCTCGGAAATCAGCTTCAGGCGCGACAGTGTCGGATCTTGCAGGATGGCGTCGAAGAATCCCGCACCGGGATCGAAACCGTGGCCTTCCCGGCCCAGGGTCACGCCCAGGTCGAAGCGGAAGCCGTCGACGCGGTAGGCGCTGGCCCAATGGCGCAGCGAGTCCATGACCATTTGCAGGACGCGCGGGTGCGACAGGTTGACCGTGTTGCCACAGCCGGTGTCGTTGATGTAGTGCCGTTCGTCGCCGGGAACCAGGCGGTAGTAGCTGGCATTGTCCAGGCCGCGCCACGACAGGGTGGGGCCCGTCTCATCGCCTTCGCAGGTATGGTTGTAGACGACATCCAGGATGACTTCGATGCCGGCGGCCTGCAGGCGGCGGATCGCCATGCGCAGATCGTTGGGACCGCCTTGGCGCAGGTAAGCGGGCTCCGGCGCGAAATAGGACAGCGTGCTGTAGCCCCAGTAGTTGGCCAGCTGCTTCTGCACCAGGAATTTATCCTGCAGGAAGGCCTGCACGGGCAGCAGCTCGATGGCGGTGACGCCGATCTTGTGCAGATGTTCGATGAAGCGCGGATCGGACAAGGCGGCCGCCGTGCCGCGCAGATGGGTGCGGACCTCTTCGCGCCGCATCGAGACACCCCGTACATGCGCTTCATAGATGACCGTGCGTTCCCACGGCGTGGGTGTACGGCGCCGCTCGCCCCAGTGGAAGGCGTTGTCGGTGACGACGGCCTTGGGCATGGCGGGGGCGCTGTCGCGGCGGTCCTGGGTCAGGTCGCCGCGCGGACCGCCCACCCGATAGCCGAACAGCACGTCGGACCAGC is a window of Bordetella sp. N DNA encoding:
- the malQ gene encoding 4-alpha-glucanotransferase encodes the protein MTTLGIDGSSSAELADLAAQAGIAVDWVDARGQPKRVADDVLRTLLDRLGLPAADDAQIRESAARVRNEAGQTGGLLIVDAGAPIEFEARPDTTYLLLGEDGEQRSVAAHDSGDGRTRLAGIDTPGYYILETGSWRRKIAVVPPRSPSVGELLESEHPRAWGLAAQLYSLRRDHRGDPVNAAGIGDFTTLTRLATTAGQRGAAALAISPVHAMFAADPGRYSPYGPSSRLFLNTLYIDPAAVLGEAALGSALSGLGLGDEALRLDGLALIDWPGVARTRLKVMRRLYDDFRDDAHSDLQDAFTRFRIAGGEALESHARFEALHARHLPPLGDATDWRHWPADLRDPTGAGVRAYAHAHERDIAFHIFLQWLAAQGLAGAQQAARTAGMGIGLIGDLAVGTDPGGSHAWSRQGDILEGLSPGAPPDIYNPHGQGWGLTAFSPRALHLTGYAAFIEMLRAALAYTGGLRIDHVLGLARMWLVPQGASPRDGAYLRYPLDDMLRLVALEAWRHRALIIGENLGTVPDGFNHRIEQAGMLGMDVLWFQRDGWAGNPAPFQQPRYWPGAAIATTTTHDLPTVVGWWRGTDIGWREHLQLLGDGESAEALHQERERDRGALWHALREAGCIGHDLPAEPPADAPAEAVLRYVASTPVPLMLVPVEDILGLEEQPNLPGTIDTHPNWRRRLDPEVERLFDDPAVRARVDAIELGRRGHA
- the glgX gene encoding glycogen debranching protein GlgX yields the protein MSGVLPDRLAPGHPYPLGATSDGLGVNFAVFSANASRIDLCIFDERGRKELQRMPLPECTDEIWHGYLPDAAPGLVYGYRAYGPYDPRHGHRFNPHKLLLDPYAAELTGPPRWSDVLFGYRVGGPRGDLTQDRRDSAPAMPKAVVTDNAFHWGERRRTPTPWERTVIYEAHVRGVSMRREEVRTHLRGTAAALSDPRFIEHLHKIGVTAIELLPVQAFLQDKFLVQKQLANYWGYSTLSYFAPEPAYLRQGGPNDLRMAIRRLQAAGIEVILDVVYNHTCEGDETGPTLSWRGLDNASYYRLVPGDERHYINDTGCGNTVNLSHPRVLQMVMDSLRHWASAYRVDGFRFDLGVTLGREGHGFDPGAGFFDAILQDPTLSRLKLISEPWDIGPEGYQLGSQPPGFAEWNDKFRDSTRRFWRGDGGMRGEMAERLAGSSDVFDRRHRRPWSSVNFVASHDGFTVRDVVSYNQKYNEANLEGNRDGHSNDYSHNWGVEGPSDDRLVEEMRGRVQRSLLASTFLSYGTPMLLAGDEFGNSQQGNNNAYCQDNAVSWLDWRQATTDEGRALIDFVSRLAAARRNHPSLRVNNYVNGRREVAPGMEGITWYDVDGQTMTYEAWHDGEGRALAVRRVVAGEQGLDVTLTLLNGSHGDVVFVLPDEGTAWRMLLDSSRPAAPAEHVHGHHFNLHAHGIALFSGVPRSKEHS
- the treZ gene encoding malto-oligosyltrehalose trehalohydrolase; the protein is MTSPDPAVSGCHGAIRQADGQTRFRLWAPNARNGVSLEIAGAEPLPMRALADGFYEIDKRCEPGTRYRYRVGPDLAVPDPASRLQAHDVHDDSVVVAPGADYAWRHPEWRGRPWKETVLYELHAGLAGGYAGIEARLPELAAMGITAIELMPIADFPGSRSWGYDGVLPYAPDRAYGEPDELRHLIDTAHGLGVMVFLDVVYNHFGPDGNYLNAYAADFFREDLQTPWGAAIDFRRPQVRQYYAENALYWLTEYRFDGLRLDAVHAIKDVGWLEEMAAFVRGNVEPGRHVHLVLENEENQVHPLQHGYDAQWNDDAHNVLHHLLTGESEGYYEDYVEQPAQGLARALTEGFVYQGQPSRHRGGETRGERSHLLPPTAFVLFLQNHDQTGNRALGDRLGTLLQDARVLKAATALQLLTPQIPLIFMGEERGSKTPFLYFTDHANADLAQAVREGRRKEFQRFRAFANPATRARIPDPNDPATYTDSNPYDTPADTDVVAIYTELLNLRARAIVPHLDGAKALGAHVLGMRAVVAQWRLGDGSVLSIYTNLGGVDLRPDWLQVDLADQTLLYESESGAGTALYEGLLWRGCTLALLQTSA